A region of the Apium graveolens cultivar Ventura chromosome 6, ASM990537v1, whole genome shotgun sequence genome:
GGTTGCGGTTGATTACCTTACCAAATGGGCGGAAGCTATGCCATTGGCTactatcaccgcaaagaaaatcaGAGATTTTGTTTTCAACTGCATCGTGTGCAGGTTTGGCATCCCTTACAAGCTTATATCTGACAACGGAAAGCAATTTGACAGCAAGGAGTTGTGACAACTATGTGAGGAATTGAAAATTAGGAAGGAGTTTGCagcggtctatcatcctcaaagcaatgggCTGACAGAAGCtgtgaataaaataataaagcataccctcaaaGCAAAGCTGGAAGAGCGCAAAGGGAATTGGCCTAAAGAACTCCCAAAAGTGATGTGGTCCTATAATACTACTCCacgatctactacgggagaaactCCATTTATGCTGACTTACGGCTATGAAGTTATGGTTCCCGTGGAAGTTGGTTCAGGATCGCTTCGCAGAGATCGTTACACGGAAGAAGATGCAGAGGTCAGTCAAAGGATTTATTTGGATCTCTTGGAAGAAACAAGGGAAAATTCTCAGCTGAGGCTCACGGCGTATCAGCAACGTGCCacaaggtattataacaagaaggtaaagggacaTTTGCTGAAGTTAGGGGATTTGGTGCTGAGGAAGGTGATGCTGAACACGAAGAATCCCCAGCATGGAGtatttggagctaattgggaagggtCATACAAGATAAAAGCCATCTTGTGGAAAGGGACTTATCACCTTGAGGACATGGAAGGGAAGCTGGTTTCGCGAGCTTGGAACGCGGAACATCTCCggaagtattatcagtaaggCGCGGCTTTGGCCCCTTACATATCTTTTTACTTAGGGCTATGCCCGGACTATAGactagaattaaataaattcctcctagcctaggggggtagtgcatgtactacttatcttggaactagttgaagggtcatttttttgaaataatttccccacagagcatatTAGCCGTGGGACTGGTGCAGTTTTGACACCAGAGCGCATTATTAATGAAAACTTTGAAATTTTCCAAAAGTTATTTGCTTGTTAATTTGATTGGTTGCATAACGCGTCCAAGCCATAGGGCGCGCCCTGAGTGATAGTTCTGTGCAGATGTTAAAAGGAACAATAAAATTCAAGTAAAATTGGAACTGAGACGCGTACTATTTCCAAGGACACGCCCAAGTTATCTTGATAGATGCTCCAACAGTTTTATGTTTCTTCAATTTTTACAAAACATAATTAAAGGGAAGACGCGTCCTTGCTGAGGACGCGCCCCCAGCACTCTGTATCTTATCTAAGTGCCCAAGTGTAGCATGATATCATACACTATCCAGACAATTCTACACAGACGCGTCCAAACAGAAAGGACGCGCCCATTAATAACACCTACTTGATGTGTGACAGTAGAGATAACGACAATGTTTAAAAGGCGATGCGTCCTCCATAGGACCCGCCCATCTTTATGACAAAGCAGAGTTGatcaagaaaaagatatgcagAGGCAAATTAAAGAGAAATGTCATGAAAATGTGCAAGCAAAAGGAGTTCAAAAGTAATCATTACAATTTGCAAGGCTTCAAGGGGCCGGCACCCTTAAATAGTTCAGGTAAAAAACTCCATAAATAAACATAGGACGCGTCCTAGGCAGGAGGCGCGTCCTGAGGCTTGTCTTGGTTGTCTGCAGGAGAAGGTTGAGTCTGAAGCGGAGTAGGGGCAGGGGACGCGTCCTCTTCCTCCAAGCCCAGGAAAATTCTCTTGCTTTTGATAGAATCTGCAGGCTCGACTCTGAAATCGTTGACCCAAATCTGGGTGACTGCATCGAACTTTGAAAAAGTATACTCTGGGTCATTTACAATAAACCCAGAGAACCACTCTTCAAACCCAGCTGCGAAGCCATTCTGATAAATTAGTTTTTTCTCCTCTCTCCACCCATGCAGTCTGTCATTGTTTAGAGTGTCAAGCTCCAGCTGCATGGTAGAATTCAGAGTGATAACACTCTCTATTGTTTTATCCATAGAGGAAATACTACCTTCCAACACGGCTTTCTCCCCCTCAAGACGCGTCTTCTCCTCCTCCAGGCATTTGATCTCAGCATCCTTTTCTTGGACAAGCAGATTAATGTACTTTTCCAGAGATTTTATCTTATCTTCAGCTTGGTTCTTTGCAGTGTCGGTGGCAGCAAGACACGCCCTGAGCCTTGAAGACATATTAGCACTTTTCCTGGCATGCAAGTGAAGCTCAGCTGCAGCCCTCACCATAGCATCCTCTGTCTATTTCTCTGTCCTGAAAGTCCAGCCTCTAACTTCGTCTTCATTGAAGTCGCCGGCTGAGGACGCGCCAAGATATCGAAGCACAAAAGATTGATCATCTGGCACTACTTTCTGACGTTTTGAGGGCGCGTCCTCCTCCTTCTCAGGGATGTCAAGCACAGTAGTGTCAATTATTTTTGGTGGAGGAGAAGGAGTTACAGCAGGAGTGGGGTCTTTGACCTTTGGATCAGACTTTGCAGGGGCCTGTTTTCTGGCCATTAGCTTTTTGGAAGCTCCAATAGCAAATCCTTTTGGAAGAGAGGCCATATCTGTGATATAAATATGGAAAGGTGTTAGTTGAATAAAGAAGACGCATCCAGATAACATGACGCGCCCATATTATAATATAAAGATTTTACATGCATGCAGTTAAAGACACGTAAGTGCATGAAAAGATGTCAAGTAAAACGTATGTAAAAACATGTAAATGCATGAAGATATGTCAGGGAAGGTATATGAGACATGAATAATGCGTGTATGTGTCAAGTACGGGAAGGATGACGCGTCCTAAGTATATTACGCGCCCTACCTAAGGACATACTGACTATAACGTGAGTTATGGGAGAAGTATAAGTCATGGGAAAATAGTGCAAGTCCCAAATGACTGGAACAAGACTCGCCTTGAGAGTAAGACGCGTCCAAAACAGAGATATGTGTGCAGGAAACACCCGTAAAAATTATTAAGTTTTGGGTACAAAAGGAAAGACAAACGTTAGCATGACGCGTCAAAGAATCATGACGCGCCCTACAGATTTAGGTAAATTGATATTTTTAGAATGAGGAGCTAATTCTGTAGCTTTGGACGCGTCCAAAAAGTATGACGCGTCCTCTCTCATATAAACTTACCTTGTTCTAAGTTGAATTGCTTACTAATGTCAATCTCGACCACTTTTGCGGCGCTAAGGCCCCTGGCTTTTTTTGAGGCTGTGAGAACAGGTTTGCCATTATGAAATTCAGGAAACTTGCAGATAGAGCCAACCCGGGCAGATAACGCGCCCACCAGTTTGAGGTTGTCTTCTGTGATCATGTCCTTGAGGTTGAAGTGCTTCTCTGTATACAGAAGAACTTTATTTGCTCTCTTTTTTCTTTTCCATGTTAATTCCTTTTGAACTCTTTTGTCTAGAGGTAAAAACTAATAATGACTTGttaaagaattttttttttggaAAAGCAGGACGCGTCCATGGTAAGAGACGCATCGAGCATATTAGGACATGTTTTGGGAATCACTTACTTGGTTCTAGGTTGAAATGAACTCGGGATCTCTTGACATCATAGACATAGAAGAAAGGTTCCTTCCAATCCCTCTCGTGGCTGATCTTGCCTTCATTGAACTCCTTGTTATTCAGCCACTTGTTGACTACAAAGAAATGATAACCAGGAATTGATTTTCTTATACTGTAAAAAAAGCTGAATTCCTTCATTGAGGGCGCGCCCAGTCCGAGATTGTGGTACATCATGTACAAAGCCCAAGCTAGTTTGTACGAGTTTGGAGACAATTGAACCGGGGCAACGTCATACCACTTCAAGATCTTTTTGATGTATGGGTGCAAGGGCGGCCCCACGCCTAGAGAAATCAATTTTGGTGTGAGCACCATTCTAGGGATCCTTTGGTTCCCAATGTTGAAGATGTGTGGCCTCATGGTCCGAAGAGGGCGCGCCTAGATGCCCTCCATGTCATTATATTTCATGTGTCACTGGATCTCCAAGTTTGTTTCAGTGGAGTCGAGGGCTACACAGGCTAGCTTGCCTTATTTCTTCCTCCTGGCGTTTTTCTCTGCCTCAGTTAAAGCATCAAGCTTGGTCCAGTCACAATCCACTTTGACGTCCAAGGGTTCCCAGTGTTCGAGGGGTGAGTCGGATTTTTGAGGAGACACAGGATACTTTTCAGGATCGGGATTTCTTTTTTCAAACTCATTTACGCTGAAAGGAAACGCGTCCTGAGAAGGAGCCGCACCCTGTGAAGCTGACGCGTCCTTAGAAGGGGACGCGTCCTCGTCTGAAACAGTCATATGTTGAGGCAGTTGGCTTGTGGTGGGTATAATCTCATCATTCGTCCAATCTTCGATGGCGGCCCTAACATGTAGAATTGGAGTTCTTTTGCGTTTGAGTCCTTTCTTTTTCATTCTTGAGCTTATGGGGACGTGATCCATGGAATCGGAACTGGAGTCGGACATTGTAAAAGTCTTTGAGTTGAGAGATTCAAAGACACGTCTTTCTTTCTTAAGGAAGGAACTCGTCCTATGAGATTCAGGGAAGTCGGGTATGAAAGAGATCAAGTGTGGGGAATAAATCCCAAGGCGTTTGTTGAGTACTTTGAATGGATGGAAAGGTGATGAAgaagacgcgtcctccagctgcaaAAGTAGGAAGAAAAATTTGAGGACGCCTCCAcataaaaagaaaaaagaagaaggaagatATTGTAAACATGTGAGAACGCGTCCTAAGAATCTACCGCATGGGATACACTGCGATGACGTGTCCTAGTAAAGTATTGTCCCTATGTGACCTCTAGTTAAAACGACTTAAACATACGTCTTAAGCGAAGGAATATAAGACGCGCCCTGACGGGTAGACGCGTCCTACGTGGTTGCAGTGCGGTGGAATTTTAACCGACTGTTAGCAATTTGGGGAAAATGTAACAAAACCCTAAGAACATGTAATTCAAGAATCAAAATAGCAAAGTATGGAGATTTgttatatatacacatatatataatacaacGAAAATGAAGAACAGTGCATGAAAACACGAAGCATACGAACGGTTTCTTGCTCATTAAAATCGATTGACTCAACCAAATAAGGAAGTAAAAGAAGATATGCGTACCTTGTGAGTTGACGGTTGGATTGAGCTAAAGAAATCAGGAAATGGCCGGCTGAATCGTTGGAGTTTTGAACTTGAAGGTTAGAGGCGACGGCGAGGGTGGTTTTTTGAGAGGGAGAAGGATAAAAATGACGGTGGGAGTTCCCTCTTTCGGTATTTATAGAGGAAGGGATAGCTGACGTGGAGGACCGCTATATGCCGCAAGTACAGAGTGAAGGTAAGGCGCGTCCTCAGCAATTGACGCGTCATGTGAGCCAAATTTCGTTGCTTAGATTTAAGGATAAAAATTCTAATTTTGTTTTCaactgcaaatggaatttggggggtagttgttatacccaaaatttggcattgaaTTGACTCGGGTCAAATGCGGATTACGTGCGGTCAAACCCGGTATTGTGTTGTAGAAGGTTAAGATGCGTCCAGGCACCGAGGACGCGCCTACGCTTGAGGAGATGTTTTATGGTCTAGAGATGGCGAAGCTTGGGAGTGCATGATTGGGAGAGGACGCGCCCAAGCATTTTGGACGCGTCAACAGTGGTGAAAGTACTTGGCAAATGTGGTCTTTTGGCAATGGAAGTTGGAGGACGCGCCTGTCTCTATTAGGACGCGTCTTGTTGCTGTGGCATGCTGTAGGAAACGGTTGATGAAGAAACAAGGTTGGTTTTATAAAGATGAGGACGCACCCAGggtcttaggacgcgtcctgtggtTGGTCAATGCACTTTTAATGGTGACTTCAGGGcaaagcttgcatggagaggagcaatggagattatttttactaacgtatttgttgcaggtactctttgaagaattccctccttcaaacggtcaaggagggggatgtccgtgaaaagcttgaaggcctccaggtgtatgcctgatgattgaaggcctcctcctatattcaacgggtgtcctcgttggggatgcggggttaacatTGGTGTGTGTTTTGGtaactctgttcttgtattcaacgggtgtcctcgttggagaactttggagtcatcctgcactttgcacctaggagcttgggatcacctgtcctgttatctggtgggttatcctcattcgggggataGGGATGCGTccggcacttggggtgaaccgtggctatacctgcgtccgtaaatcaagggaAATAGTTGTAGCAGAGTGTTATCtttgcgcagggagatgcattatccgtgaagtcctgcgattacggacgagccttgtgcctttgcggttgggcctcatagttggacattcaTAAAGCTAGTGGAAGATGGACtttggatgggcttctaccgggcctaggaataagaagtctaagcccattagatttcttgttctacaagaactacgtcaggcttgatccctatataaagggtacgtagatacattgagagggtaagaagttgagagctgataagagagccatcacttactctgatcaatctcagcctaaaacaaccacaaatcaccacacaccgcttgattttccggcgaaaaaccaccgtcacagatcttagttctGGCGAGAAATCTCAATCTTTCTTGTTaacagattcctccgtcaacataTTCCTCACCCACATAAATCAATATTCCTCACCCACATATATCAAATCCTACCGGACTAATTATAAAATGTTTAACAGGTTAAATAATTAATAGGGTAAAACGAAAATGAGCAATAATACGAGTATGGGGGATGTATGCGTAAACCGTGACATTACTAATCGCAGGGTACCACCTTCTAATACTATTCATGTACAGTGTTCACTGGGACATAAAAAACCAAGATGATAAGACTTGTCAATTTGGTTGTTTGGCAGTCAATAAAATCTATATATTGTAATGCACTCGTCTATCCCTATCAAACCTCATTTCGGAACTTTCCTCTCCCTGTGTGTAGTTATGCACTCTCTCTATGACTTACTATTGTAGTAAACTCTCAGACTTGATTATTTCTCAACAGTTATATGTTTGTGCACATTTATATAGGGTATGGGATGGAAGTATATATGCTTATGCATGTTTTATACCGGAGAGTCCAAACGTTTGTTACGCGGTGTATTCTAGTTCATATTCTCATCAGTTACGAGTCCATTTAATCTTCAAGTGATGCATATATCTTATGCCGCATCGTTTATTTAACACGCCCTCCATAATTTTTAAGTTAATATTTCAATGACCATGACTTATGAAATTTCTTTACCTTTCTGCTTTTTCTTGCcgaaaaataaaaagaaatatttttcCTTTTCACGCTTTTTTTTCACAAAATTATTTCGCCGCTAATGGAAGATGTGAAGATATTTTTATTAAATCCAAGCAGTTGGAACGTTGATCCAACGGTCCGGAAATAATATGCTCAATAATTTCTCTCAAATACACACATGCTAGGGATCGGGCTCGTCGAACATTCCATGCAATATAATTAGATTCTtggaaaatattattttttatcaaGTGTATCAAGCACAACAAAACTTGTTATGTATTTTTCATTTTAATCTAGGAATTCAAATTTGCTAAATTTAATCTAGGAATTACTAAATATTCACTATAAATCTTATGCAGTACCCTATATTCTGGATCATCTTCCAATTGGCAGCACATACATATATGGTTATGTACAACATTAACATGTATTTATTTGTATGAATATGTTCATACATGATAAATGTACTGCATCATCATTTTTCAAAGAATAATATTAATAATTGCAAGGGCACCCTCTAACCCTCCCCTTATGTATACATGTTACATGAAGCAGCAAACTTACCTATAAATATAAGCTGATCATCTTTAAGATTTTGCTCAGACCCACATTTGCTCAACCATATACTATCACCATAAAATTACTCTCTCTGTGTCTCTTCTCTAATAAAGTTATATCTACAATGGCAGCTTTTTCATATGATAAACACCATCCATTTCTTGTTGACTCTTCACCATCATCCCTCTTCTTGTTTCCAAACACAGCCACTAGTCCTCCTGCCAATCCTTCTCTAGCTACTATTACTAATTATCACCATAGTACTAATCTGTCTTCCTTTTTAGACCAATCCATCCACAATAATTACAGTCCCTGTCTTTCATCTCATCATCACCATCCATTAAGTGATCACCCTGATCCAATGGTGGACAATTCTTCCTCTGTGAATATAAGTACTGTTACTACTAGTACCACAAAACTTAGCACCTGCAGTAACAATTCTAGTTCATCTGCAGTAACTGCTCTGCCTCAAAAACAAGTTATTGATCTCATGGACAAGAGAAAGAACAACTTTGAAGAATCTCACTCCAAGGTATTGAACTTATGATTAATGATTACCAGTTACTTAAATTCTTGTGTTATATTCGGAACGTTCTTCGTTGCTAAATTCGGTATTTCTTGTTAATGTGCAGCAGAAATGCAAGAAACAGAGGAAGGAAAGTGCTAGTAGAAGATCAGGGGATGATGAAAAGAAGAAGAATGGTGAAGAAATAGAGAAAAATGAACCTCCTACTGGATACATTCATGTAAGAGCAAGGAGGGGCCAAGCTACAGATAGTCACAGTCTAGCTGAAAGGGTACACATTTTACTGTTAATCTCTCATTATTATCAATTTTGGTATATTTTACAAAACACTTCTTAATTAATTGGGCCCTGTTCTAGAACCAACTGTTGTTCATGTCTCTTTGTCTGTTAATTATCTCtatgatttttgaattattagTTACTCTCTTTCAGGTCAGGAGAGAGAAGATTAGTGAGAGGATGAAGCTATTGCAAGCTCTTGTACCTGGTTGTGACAAGGTGAAACATGTTTTATATTAATTTGCATTTTATTTCAAGATTTCtcgttttttttttctttttcttttacttttagaaggattttttttaaaaaatattatctGACTTTTTTTTGCAACAAATATTTAGGTAACCGGCAAAGCTCTAATGTTGGATGAGATTATTAACTATGTGCAGTCCTTGCAAAACCAAGTTGAGGTAACTATCCAAAACACACTCTCTTTTTTCTAACAGTTCTGTTAGTTTTTATAGAA
Encoded here:
- the LOC141665249 gene encoding uncharacterized protein LOC141665249 gives rise to the protein MWSYNTTPRSTTGETPFMLTYGYEVMVPVEVGSGSLRRDRYTEEDAEVSQRIYLDLLEETRENSQLRLTAYQQRATRYYNKKVKGHLLKLGDLVLRKVMLNTKNPQHGVFGANWEGSYKIKAILWKGTYHLEDMEGKLVSRAWNAEHLRKYYQ
- the LOC141663767 gene encoding uncharacterized protein LOC141663767 isoform X1; the protein is MAAFSYDKHHPFLVDSSPSSLFLFPNTATSPPANPSLATITNYHHSTNLSSFLDQSIHNNYSPCLSSHHHHPLSDHPDPMVDNSSSVNISTVTTSTTKLSTCSNNSSSSAVTALPQKQVIDLMDKRKNNFEESHSKQKCKKQRKESASRRSGDDEKKKNGEEIEKNEPPTGYIHVRARRGQATDSHSLAERVRREKISERMKLLQALVPGCDKVTGKALMLDEIINYVQSLQNQVEFLSMKIASVNPTLYDFGVDLDAFMVKPEVQNQSSSLEATQRVDVQQQTHTQATNMFNSTSGGYSLMDTSTLHQLQQVQMSNIMSQPQLLWDVDENRQKIINHSGFTNNLSSYHLN
- the LOC141663767 gene encoding uncharacterized protein LOC141663767 isoform X2, with protein sequence MAAFSYDKHHPFLVDSSPSSLFLFPNTATSPPANPSLATITNYHHSTNLSSFLDQSIHNNYSPCLSSHHHHPLSDHPDPMVDNSSSVNISTVTTSTTKLSTCSNNSSSSAVTALPQKQVIDLMDKRKNNFEESHSKKCKKQRKESASRRSGDDEKKKNGEEIEKNEPPTGYIHVRARRGQATDSHSLAERVRREKISERMKLLQALVPGCDKVTGKALMLDEIINYVQSLQNQVEFLSMKIASVNPTLYDFGVDLDAFMVKPEVQNQSSSLEATQRVDVQQQTHTQATNMFNSTSGGYSLMDTSTLHQLQQVQMSNIMSQPQLLWDVDENRQKIINHSGFTNNLSSYHLN
- the LOC141663767 gene encoding uncharacterized protein LOC141663767 isoform X3, whose translation is MAAFSYDKHHPFLVDSSPSSLFLFPNTATSPPANPSLATITNYHHSTNLSSFLDQSIHNNYSPCLSSHHHHPLSDHPDPMVDNSSSVNISTVTTSTTKLSTCSNNSSSSAVTALPQKQVIDLMDKRKNNFEESHSKQKCKKQRKESASRRSGDDEKKKNGEEIEKNEPPTGYIHVRARRGQATDSHSLAERVRREKISERMKLLQALVPGCDKVTGKALMLDEIINYVQSLQNQVEFLSMKIASVNPTLYDFGVDLDAFMVKPEVQNQSSSLEATQRVDVQQQTHTQATNMFNSTSGGYSLMDTSTLHQLQQVQMSNIMSQPQFLIPE